Part of the Desulfolutivibrio sulfoxidireducens genome is shown below.
AAAAGACGTATCGGCCCTTGTCGAGCTGGTTGAGGGCCAAATAGGCCAGGCCGAGTCCGAAATTGGCCCGGATGTTCTCCTCGTCGATGCGCAGGACCATCTGGTATTCGATCTTGGCCTCCACATCCATGTCCTGCTTGCGGTACCAGTCGCCGCGCAGGACCCGCTGGGTCACGTAACGGTAGCCCAGTTCCGGTTCCAGGGAATAGTCCCGGAAAAACGCCTCCTTCTCCACCAGGCACGGTTGGCCGGCGGGCATGAAGTGCTTGTCCAGCCGCTTGAGCGCGACCATGTCCGATTCGCATTCCGAGGCGAACCAATAGATCTTGTCCGGGGCGAACCCGTTCTCGTCCTCCCCGGCGCGGCCCTGGCCGGCCCCGCCCTCGTCGGCATCGGACGCGGGGGACGGATCGGCGCCCGGGGCCGGCGAGGAAAAGATGCCCTTTATTTTCCGGAACTCGAAACCGTCGTCGATGACCGGCGGTGGGGTGGCCGTCTCTTCTTTTGGCATGTCGGGCCGCGCCTTGTCGCGACCGGTGCTTACGGGCTGACCAGGATGACCACCCGGCGGTTTTTGGCCTGGTTTTCGGGGATGGGCCTTCCGTCCGGGCCGGTGTTGGGGGCCAGGGGTTTGGTGTCGGCCAGGCCCACGACCTTGAGGTCGTCCTTGGGGATGCCGTGGTCCATGAGGAACCGGGCCACCCGGCTGGCCCTGGCCGAGGACAGCTCCCAGTTGGAGGGGTAGAGCCAGGATTCGATGGGCATGTTGTCCGTATGCCCCTCCACGGTGATCTTGACCGGAAGGCCCTTGAGGGAATCGGCGATGTCCGTCAACAGGGCCAGGGAGGCGGGTTTTATCTCGGCGCTGGCCAGGTCGAAAAAGGCCGCGCCGCGAAGGCTCACGGCCAGGGTCTGGCCGGTCTGGATGATTTCCGCCTGCCCGGTCTTCCCGGCCAGCTTGGTCGCGATCTCGGTACGAAACTGGTCGATGTTCTTGGGAGGAGGGGGGGGGGAGGCCTGGGCCCGGACCTCCGGCTGGACCGGCGCGGGCTTTTTTGTCGTGTCCTGAACCGGCGGGGTTTTTTGCCTTTTTTCAGGCCGAGGGACCGGCTTGGCCACCGGCTCCTGGCGCCGTTCTTTGGTCATGGCCTTTTCCATCACCCCGGCCACGGTCTCGTAGCGGAGGACGTCCAGCTTGGACACGGACAGGATGACCACGAAGAAGCACAAAATAAGCGTCATCATGTCCGCCAGGGAGAGTTGCCAGTATTCCTCGCCGTCGTCTCGCGGCTTGCGCAAATCCGAGAGTTTGAGCATCACGCCTCCGTCCCGGACGATGTCCAGGCGGGATGACGGGCTCGGCGCCGCGTCGCATGGTGTCGTCTGGCGTGGGCCGCGCGCCAATCCGAAGGCGCGCGCATCACGTTCCGGCCCTGGCCGGCGTCTCCCGCTTGCCGACCGATGCCCAGCGTCGGGGCGGCAGATAGGCCTTGAGCTTGTCCAAAACGATGGCCGCCGGGGTCTTGTCCTTGATGAAAAGCGTGCCGTCGCGGATCACGCACATCAGGATCACCCGCTCCTCGATGCGTTTTTCCACCTTGATGGCCACGGGCAAAAAAAGCACGTTGGCCAGAAGGATGCCGTACAGGGTGGTGGTCAGGGCCACGGCCATCTGGAACCCGAGTTGCGACAAGCCCCCGGCCATGGACTGCATCATGCCGATCAGCCCGATGAGGGTGCCGATGATGCCGTAGGCCGGGGACAGCTTGGCCATGGTCCGGTAGATGCCGGCCGAGGAGATTTCCTGCTGGTAGGTCTGCTCGATGCGGGTGTCGAGGATCTCTTTTATCTCCTCGCGGCTGTAGCCGTCGACAAGCATCTGGATGGCGTTTTTGAGAAATTCGTTCTCGATGCCGGGCAGGGCCGTCTCCAGGTGGATCTTGCCCCGGGTCGAGGCCTCGCGGGCGATGCGCACGATCTCCTCGATGTAGTTGCCGATGGGCAGTTCCTCGCGCTTTAAGGCCATGAGGAAGGTGCTGAAGACCCGCATGACCTCCTTCATCGGGAAGCAGATGAAGGTGGAGGCCAGGGTGCCGCCGATGACGATGGCCAGGCCCGGAAAGTTGATGAAGACCCCGATGTCGTCGGTGGAGAGAAAGGTGGCGTAGAAAAGGATGCCGATGCCGAAGATGATGCCGATGACCGTGGCGATGTTCACGTGCCGAGTCCCTTCATGGTCTTGATCGAGGTGAGCAGTTCCCGTTCCACGTCGGCGGCCTCGTCCTCGTCCCAGTCGCTTCTGGAATCCGCTTCGTCCCGAACCACCTTGGCGATTTTTTTGGACAGGTTCTTGTAGATTTTTTCCCGGGCCGCCTCTCCGGCCATGGCCGCGAGCACGGCCAGCTTGTGAAAGCCCAGATTGGAGAAGACCTCCTGCAGGGTGGCGTTGTCCACCTGGACGAGGTCGTCCACGGTCTCCAGGTCCTTTAAGGTGAGCCGGGGCCGTTTGGCCCGCTTGAAGAAGTCCGGTCCCATGCGCTCGATATAGGCCAGGGCCGTGGGCTTGTGAAAGAAAAAGAGGGTGTCGGGGATTTCCCGGTAGCCGATCTTCCGGTAGACCACCTCCCCGGTGGTCCCGGCCTCACGGGCGAAGTCCGCCAGATCCATGAATTCCAGGTCGCAGGCCAGGGCCTGTTGGCCGCGCAGTTCCCGGGAAAGGTTTTTGGCCACCTGGAGGAACTTCTCCAGGTCCGGGATGCGCAGGATGCGATCCTTGACGAAATCCGCGCCCTTTTTCACCGTGTCCAGCAGGGGATCGGTCCGGAAATAGGCGGATTTGACGTCGGTCAGTTCCACCACGGCCATCTTGGCCAGCTTCTCCACGATCTCGTCGATTTCGAGTTGGGAGATGAGCAGGATGTCTTTGACCGTGCGGCAGGCCTCGGCGTAGCTCATCTCGTAGTGCCCGGGTTTGGGGGCCGCGGCCGCGCCGGACCGGTAGCTGAGGGCCAGGATGCGGCACACCGAGAGGAACAGGTCGCCTGTGGGCCGGTCGGTGATCCGGGCGCTCAAGGCCCGGACCCGGTCCACCAGGTAGCCGGCGATGATCTGTACCGGGCGGGGGCTTTTTAAAAGCATGGTCCGCAAAAGCGCCTGATCCAGGATGATGACCTCGGTGAATTCCAGGGCCTCGGCGTTGGCCGTGCGGGTCTCGCCGCTGATGATGCCCATCTCCCCGAATATCTGGCCCGGGCCGCGCACCCCCAGGCTGACGCGCTTGTTGCCCACGACGCGGTACACGCCCACGCGGCCCTGCTTGACCAGGAAGGCCACCGTGCTTTCCTGGCCTTCCTTGTAGATGAGCGCGCCCTTGTGGAAGGTCTTGGTCCTGGCGCTGCCGTCCTCGGCGAGGAGGTCCGTGTCGTGCCGCATGCAAATCCCCTCATAAAGCCGCTTCGCTGGGGCGTGTTCCGGATGAACATGGGGGCTGGCGAAAGACATGCCCGAAGCCATTTTTAAAGGTAGCCACAAACGCCGGCAAAGACAAGAAGTGCCGCAGGGTTGGCCGTGGGTGGGAACCAAGTGAGACGATGCGTCGAGTGTAGCCGGAGATCGTTGCGCGAAAAATGGCACAAATCTGTTGTAATTTTAGGCAATTGTGCTATGTTTTCTCCATCAAAATGATGGAGGCGATCATGAACGAGCGCAATTCCAAAAAGCCCGGCATTGCCGACTACGTCGTGTCCCGTCGCAGGCACAAGGAATGCTTCCTGGACGAAATAGATCGCCTCATTGACTGGAAGCCGTTTGAGAAGCTTCTTCGGAAAAAGCTTAGCCGGGTTGCCAATGCCGTTGGCAATCCCGCCTATGCGCCGTTGCCGATGTTTAAAATCCTTCTGCTCCAGAGGTGGTACAACCTGAGCGATGCGGCGGTGGAAGAATGCTTGTACGATCGGTTGTCCTTTGTCCGGTTCGTGCGCCTCTCCCTTGATCATGACCAAGTGCCCGATTCCTCGACCATTTGCCGGTTTCGGCAGAGCCTGCTTGAAAAAAACGTCTTGAAGCGGCTTCTGGACAAACTCAACCATCAACTCCAGCGGCGCGGCATACTGGTACGTGAAGGAGCCATCGTGGACGCGAGCGTCATCACCTCCTCGCGCCGCCCCCTCAAGGTGATCGATATTCTTCCCGAAGACCGCGAGGAAGATGACGACGAGGCGTCGGACGTAACCATCAGCTACTCCGATGACGCCGATGCGGCCTGGTTGCGCAAAGGGAACCGGGCATATTACGGCTACAAAGTCCATGCGGCCACGGACAGCCGGG
Proteins encoded:
- a CDS encoding tetratricopeptide repeat protein: MPKEETATPPPVIDDGFEFRKIKGIFSSPAPGADPSPASDADEGGAGQGRAGEDENGFAPDKIYWFASECESDMVALKRLDKHFMPAGQPCLVEKEAFFRDYSLEPELGYRYVTQRVLRGDWYRKQDMDVEAKIEYQMVLRIDEENIRANFGLGLAYLALNQLDKGRYVFSRLVEMDESFEEAHKHLFNEFGIALRKKRLFDEAMRYYGRAAELSPRDENIYLNMARAMFEKGDLESAFGHLRKTFEINPEVEEAKAFLAFLRKRGVEPGEPGLRHFFFKLGTKALGEE
- a CDS encoding OmpA family protein gives rise to the protein MLKLSDLRKPRDDGEEYWQLSLADMMTLILCFFVVILSVSKLDVLRYETVAGVMEKAMTKERRQEPVAKPVPRPEKRQKTPPVQDTTKKPAPVQPEVRAQASPPPPPKNIDQFRTEIATKLAGKTGQAEIIQTGQTLAVSLRGAAFFDLASAEIKPASLALLTDIADSLKGLPVKITVEGHTDNMPIESWLYPSNWELSSARASRVARFLMDHGIPKDDLKVVGLADTKPLAPNTGPDGRPIPENQAKNRRVVILVSP
- a CDS encoding motility protein A, which encodes MNIATVIGIIFGIGILFYATFLSTDDIGVFINFPGLAIVIGGTLASTFICFPMKEVMRVFSTFLMALKREELPIGNYIEEIVRIAREASTRGKIHLETALPGIENEFLKNAIQMLVDGYSREEIKEILDTRIEQTYQQEISSAGIYRTMAKLSPAYGIIGTLIGLIGMMQSMAGGLSQLGFQMAVALTTTLYGILLANVLFLPVAIKVEKRIEERVILMCVIRDGTLFIKDKTPAAIVLDKLKAYLPPRRWASVGKRETPARAGT
- a CDS encoding cyclic nucleotide-binding domain-containing protein codes for the protein MRHDTDLLAEDGSARTKTFHKGALIYKEGQESTVAFLVKQGRVGVYRVVGNKRVSLGVRGPGQIFGEMGIISGETRTANAEALEFTEVIILDQALLRTMLLKSPRPVQIIAGYLVDRVRALSARITDRPTGDLFLSVCRILALSYRSGAAAAPKPGHYEMSYAEACRTVKDILLISQLEIDEIVEKLAKMAVVELTDVKSAYFRTDPLLDTVKKGADFVKDRILRIPDLEKFLQVAKNLSRELRGQQALACDLEFMDLADFAREAGTTGEVVYRKIGYREIPDTLFFFHKPTALAYIERMGPDFFKRAKRPRLTLKDLETVDDLVQVDNATLQEVFSNLGFHKLAVLAAMAGEAAREKIYKNLSKKIAKVVRDEADSRSDWDEDEAADVERELLTSIKTMKGLGT
- a CDS encoding IS5 family transposase, with the translated sequence MNERNSKKPGIADYVVSRRRHKECFLDEIDRLIDWKPFEKLLRKKLSRVANAVGNPAYAPLPMFKILLLQRWYNLSDAAVEECLYDRLSFVRFVRLSLDHDQVPDSSTICRFRQSLLEKNVLKRLLDKLNHQLQRRGILVREGAIVDASVITSSRRPLKVIDILPEDREEDDDEASDVTISYSDDADAAWLRKGNRAYYGYKVHAATDSRDGFLLGGHVTPANHSDTQEFVDILDEIGPMPGGRIYADKGYSSQLNRHVLQARGLADGIMHKAARNRALNPAEKAANRQVSSVRSKVERAFGTLKRGYGFFRTRYLGVPKVELEFLLNAMAFNLKKAALKAAC